A part of Misgurnus anguillicaudatus chromosome 6, ASM2758022v2, whole genome shotgun sequence genomic DNA contains:
- the LOC129434498 gene encoding uncharacterized protein encodes MSHPVVQVERQSLSGRPRTVIPIGHIVYLLKIGLPVKTISRLLGVSRATLFRRLTENNLTVRGLYSSCTDEELDQLVSKVKEMMPHAGYRLIKEALKAQGYRLQWNRVQAAIQRVESVGIQSKTTQLGTNSVPCPKYLVHVDTNHKLIRYNIVIFAGIDVFSRKIMYLRAADNNRSDTTLSFFSQAVEKFGCPLTVQANHGGENVGVARLMFTVRGSDSNCFIADKSVHSHRLESLWRDLWIGVTSLFYHILHTLEEQDMLDLSSALQLFCCHFVFLPRLQANLDLFHERWDNHPLTTEQNLTPNQLWEIGQMKNPIAKSEEMTIPDIKREDRGSIEDKHTAINDPQFKGPISPEHMEQLRQQINPLQPSKYNGMDIYMSTVQFVQNLHSKK; translated from the exons ATGTCTCACCCAGTGGTTCAAGTGGAAAGACAAAGTCTTAGTGGGCGTCCAAGGACTGTAATACCTATAGGACACATCGTCTATCTACTGAAGATCGGACTTCCTGTCAAAACTATTTCACGTTTGCTGGGAGTTTCTCGAGCGACTCTCTTTAGGAGGCTGACAGAGAACAACCTAACGGTTCGAGGACTGTACAGTAGCTGCACCGATGAAGAACTCGATCAACTTGTTTCAAAAGTAAAGGAAATGATGCCGCATGCAGGTTACAGGTTGATTAAAGAAGCACTGAAAGCACAAGGTTATCGACTACAGTGGAACAGAGTACAAGCAGCAATACAGCGAGTAGAAAGTGTTGGGATTCAGTCAAAAACCACTCAGTTGGGAACAAACTCAGTGCCGTGTCCAAAGTACTTAGTACATGTAGACACAAACCATAAACTTATCAG gTACAATATTGTGATCTTCGCAGGCATTGATGTCTTCTCACGTAAG aTAATGTACCTGAGAGCTGCAGACAACAACCGATCTGACACAACCCTGTCATTTTTCAGCCAGGCTGTTGAGAAATTTGGATGCCCACTAAC AGTTCAAGCTAATCACGGAGGAGAAAATGTTGGTGTGGCTCGGTTGATGTTTACTGTACGTGGATCAGACAGTAACTGTTTTATAGCAGACAAAAGTGTCCACAGTCACAG attagaGAGTCTCTGGCGTGATCTCTGGATAGGGGTCACTAGCTTATTCTACCATATTTTACACACATTAGAGGAACAGGACATGCTGGATCTGAGCAGCGCTCTTCAATTATTTTGCtgccattttgtgtttttgcccCGACTGCAAGCAAACCTAGATTTGTTTCATGAGAGATGGGACAACCACCCACTCACAACGGAGCAAAACCTCACACCAAACCAGCTGTGGGAGATCGGACAGATGAAAAATCCCATTGCCAAATCAGAG GAGATGACCATTCCTGATATCAAAAGAGAGGACAGGGGATCTATCGAAGATAAACACACGGCGATAAATGATCCACAGTTTAAAGGGCCTATAAGTCCTGAACATATGGAGCAGTTAAGACAACAAATTAATCCTTTACAACCCTCCAAGTACAATGGCATGGACATTTATATGAGCACAGTCCAGTTTGTGCAAAATCTGCATAGTAAAAAGTAG